A genome region from Naumovozyma castellii chromosome 5, complete genome includes the following:
- the NCAS0E02320 gene encoding uncharacterized protein (ancestral locus Anc_7.55): MQLYSPQTKHTNLGSSRAASGSKNNNTNEGNDKALLELLNQRVLIATNGVKNKNSTLGDGSSSIGIGIRNSNSELDHMDTILDEHLIPSPPMSPKFSTIHRDEDNSDILLKPIWQPGLTVKRYRHATHGFLSQYKIFDDSIINRRQGGYYNTSNRSRRYNYSDVRKYPYIHDDDLLGGRHKRPSRRAGRPSHYDDGKYVSSVYGTDDTDWDSYNPILSKRPSTPIHRIKKSTPAVSSPLASALAIHSAPQYVPNMSWEKLPDYSPPLSTLPADNTKSLKVEWKGSSMDLSHDPLKKHLHPAELQLASILRLPCDLYLDSKRRLFLEKVHRLKKGLPFRRTDAQKACRIDVNKASRLFAAFEKVGWLRDSNFKQWV; this comes from the coding sequence ATGCAATTGTATTCACCACAGACCAAGCATACCAATTTGGGATCGTCCAGAGCCGCTTCTGGttccaaaaataataacacCAATGAGGGAAATGATAAAGCACTATTAGAATTACTCAATCAACGAGTTCTTATCGCAACCAATGGTGTTAAGAACAAGAATTCAACACTAGGTGATGGATCTAGTTCAATTGGGATCGGGATTAGAAACAGTAACTCGGAATTAGATCATATGGACACTATCCTGGATGAACATTTGATACCATCTCCACCCATGTCTCCTAAATTTTCCACTATTCACAGAGATGAGGATAACTCTGATATCCTTCTGAAGCCAATTTGGCAGCCAGGGTTAACTGTTAAGAGGTATCGTCATGCGACGCATGGGTTTCTATCTCAatacaaaatatttgatgattCCATTATAAATAGGCGTCAAGGCGGATATTATAATACAAGTAATAGATCAAGACGTTATAACTATTCTGATGTGAGAAAATACCCATATATTCATGACGATGATTTGCTAGGTGGCAGACATAAAAGACCTAGTAGAAGAGCCGGAAGACCCTCTCATTATGACGATGGGAAATATGTTTCATCTGTCTATGGAACCGATGACACGGATTGGGATAGTTATAACCCTATACTCTCCAAGAGACCAAGTACTCCAATTCATAGAATAAAGAAATCCACTCCAGCAGTTTCATCCCCTTTGGCATCTGCACTTGCCATCCATTCAGCACCACAATATGTACCAAATATGTCATGGGAAAAATTACCTGATTATTCTCCTCCTTTGAGCACTTTACCCGCAGATAATACTAAATCTTTAAAAGTTGAATGGAAGGGATCATCTATGGACCTATCTCATgatccattgaagaaacatttaCATCCAGCAGAGTTACAATTAGCTTCAATATTAAGATTACCTTGTGATCTCTACTTAGATTCCAAGAGGAGATTGTTTTTGGAGAAAGTACATCGTTTGAAAAAAGGTTTGCCATTTAGAAGAACTGATGCACAAAAGGCATGTAGGATTGATGTGAATAAGGCATCCAGATTATTTGCTGCATTCGAGAAAGTTGGTTGGCTAAGGGACTCAAATTTTAAACAGTGGGTTTGA
- the KRE5 gene encoding Kre5p (ancestral locus Anc_7.57), which produces MTTISIVFSVFFLVSRCLTLSLDVSQFGTVEPARLWSILSYLQDYTNADMASELYPIVTNIEEYAEDSGDITGHVVDVLRTKADQKDLTTLLSLLAELYPMGFPIDPTLNDHNVSLNENCFFLNEKKYNEPEDIFYLKSDDLKQQASISDSSIKGKHDIVIGNNLDAPIVILYGCPDGSSNFDDYNRNIYREAIESGKLRFIWRPTCPVGDIEDSTDIQFPLSLTVKKDSDFSQLTKLRLPLGVPHRFQMENYEHYIPTPSELEDLDLKVAKMIAKYYTQGKNFSSTLSFAKGIVNNFPLLVSSLTSLKAESFKGLKKSNELLKKSGIDYNMLGLYVNGQYMKISTLDEYSLLNVLLNEHSRLNQLQGILSQNIQDVSPLISKDLLAQFSASSLENLQTLQPIKYDLHTIPGFSESIIYFNDIESDPQYDELTNNIEKFFDESKFGELPEYKQNWNELIFAIDFSRLEEDDVHDALEGLVRAINVVSQGYPQRIGLLPLNTGKDKNIINKIYELKNIDLGDLDEFLQDILSNPDLEIVSNFKKSPNVQPILDALHIQQTSIIIDGEIYPFKKNAWHYLIAKVIKKDVSFIKSELKRVMRGSSNNNDVRALLHMKSANLRHNKYTPDYFSDSLYTVMNNSMLSSEKERIIEYIGSETYNTLHTLTLVDDFNTKEALQRLQEAMDNEYVGMKYRIIHRGNLKGSNWKNLKKLFNNGKDVVEKINKMIVKTKSNTPGTYDDIGLSLLQRWLPDIPLQLLKGAPFAVLNGRFIHFENNEVPTSHNFISIIKREAQRTLQVAYILTSTFPALSDSRIEPNFIEMVSASLTKLFYHSKNIYNKGIEYSTESVFPRLNFDQLIKNNNFTIFQQKQAAENMVDILLIIDPLEERTQKLLSLASKFEHLSFINVQIVLLPTEELKVLPIERIYMDSAISYDDLSEELKLTFDMELDIPSSFYTFNNEELEGISIDVHVSEMGSPLSQATVDSIGGICLELVDIDGEVIDRTNTMVTFGYGQFHATDLATGYSVRSCSESYKVTGVTTDGYSDSVFSSTFSVLNFNPHKVFVKVKKIKKDETINSKKEQNELNIFSVLENCPEEEETFKDMVISILGISGREKEKVTFWVLDNPHVTDDFRDFVTRFNGHKKWNAEIKFVSYNWPLWLRPQRFYKRRLDISKLIFLDVLFPQNVSSLVYMTPTSSPIDPFKIQDQLNPHKPFSLFKMSGTGYWNEGYWAKLLEENNLDFYSVEPCFLINLNEIRSHQVCERLRVHYQRVSSNVASLQVIDQDLLNDIQPIIPLGTLPRNLLKKAVHKGEAYEAFKKELTENTDTNVQDEADKDIGRIHDEL; this is translated from the coding sequence ATGACAACTATTAGCATAGTTTTCTCAGTTTTTTTCCTAGTTTCTAGGTGTTTGACATTAAGTTTAGATGTATCTCAATTTGGTACTGTAGAACCAGCCCGCCTTTGGTCTATATTAAGTTACCTGCAAGATTACACAAATGCTGACATGGCAAGTGAGTTATATCCAATTGTTACCAATATTGAGGAATATGCTGAGGATTCGGGAGATATAACTGGTCATGTTGTGGATGTGCTACGAACGAAAGCTGATCAAAAAGATTTGACAACACTATTATCACTTTTGGCTGAACTATACCCAATGGGGTTTCCAATCGATCCAACTTTAAATGATCATAATGTTTCGCTAAATGAAAATTGCTTCTTTTTAAAtgagaagaaatataatgaacCAGAAGacatattttatttgaaatctgaCGATCTTAAACAACAGGCATCAATTTCCGATTCAAGCATCAAAGGGAAGCATGATATTGTCATTGGTAACAATCTAGATGCTCCTATTGTGATATTGTACGGATGTCCTGATGGGTCTTCTAATTTTGACGACTATAacagaaatatttatagaGAGGCTATTGAAAGTGGAAAACTTCGATTCATATGGAGACCAACTTGTCCCGTGGGAGATATAGAAGATTCAACTGACATTCAATTTCCGTTGAGTTTAACTGTGAAGAAAGATTCTGATTTCTCTCAATTGACGAAACTTAGGTTACCTTTGGGTGTTCCACATCGTttccaaatggaaaattatGAACACTATATACCCACTCCTTCTGAACTAGAAGATCTGGATTTGAAAGTTGCTAAAATGATAGCCAAGTACTATACACaaggaaagaatttttcttccacATTGAGCTTTGCAAAAGGGATTGTGAACAATTTCCCATTATTGGTGTCATCGCTAACTTCATTAAAGGCGGAATCTTTCAAAGGTTTGAAAAAAAGTAATGAGCTATTAAAGAAGAGTGGGATTGATTATAATATGCTGGGTCTTTACGTCAATGGGcaatatatgaaaatttcaacattaGATGAGTACTCTTTATTAAACGTTCTTCTTAATGAGCATTCCCGATTGAATCAATTGCAAGGTATCTTATCTCAGAACATACAGGATGTTTCTCCCTTAATAAGTAAAGATCTACTGGCTCAATTTTCAGCGTCGTCATTAGaaaatcttcaaacatTACAACCCATCAAGTATGATCTGCACACAATTCCTGGGTTTTCAGAAAGTATCATCTACTTCaatgatattgaaagtGATCCCCAATACGATGaattaacaaataatattgaaaaattctttgatgaatccaaatttgGCGAATTGCCTGaatataaacaaaattGGAATGAACTTATATTTGCCATTGATTTCAGTAGATTGGAAGAAGACGATGTGCATGACGCACTTGAAGGGTTAGTTCGTGCCATAAATGTGGTTTCTCAGGGGTATCCTCAAAGAATTGGTCTATTACCACTCAACACCGGTAAGGATAAGAATATAATTAATAAGATTTATGAGCTAAAGAATATAGACTTAGGAGACTTGGATGAGTTTTTACAAGATATCTTATCTAATCCAGATCTTGAAatagtttcaaatttcaaaaagtCTCCGAATGTACAACCTATTCTCGATGCGCTCCATATCCAGCAAACTTCAATCATTATAGATGGAGAAATATATCCATTCAAAAAAAACGCCTGGCATTATCTGATAGCAAAGGTTATTAAGAAGGATGTATCATTTATAAAATCAGAACTAAAACGTGTTATGCGTGGGTCCAGTAATAACAATGACGTTAGAGCCCTGCTGCACATGAAATCTGCAAATTTGAGGCATAATAAGTATACTCCTGACTATTTCTCTGACTCATTGTACACTGTTATGAATAATTCTATGTTATCTTCAGAAAAAGAGAGAATTATCGAGTATATTGGTTCTGAAACATATAATACATTGCATACTCTCACGCTTGTTGATGACTTCAATACCAAAGAGGCACTACAGAGATTACAAGAAGCGATGGATAATGAGTATGTTGGGATGAAATATAGGATTATTCACAGAGGTAATTTGAAGGGttccaattggaaaaatctgaaaaaacttttcaataatgggAAGGATGTAGTTgaaaagataaataaaatgaTAGTTAAGACCAAGAGTAATACTCCAGGTACATATGACGATATTGGTCTTTCTTTACTTCAACGGTGGTTACCTGATATTCCTTTGCAACTTTTAAAAGGAGCTCCTTTTGCTGTTTTGAATGGGAGGtttattcattttgaaaataatgagGTTCCTACTTCTCATAATTTTATCTCGATTATCAAGCGTGAGGCCCAAAGAACTTTACAAGTTGCATACATATTGACTTCAACTTTTCCTGCTCTTTCAGATTCTAGAATTGAGCCtaattttattgaaatggTATCTGCTTCGCTAACAAAACTGTTTTATCATTcgaagaatatatataacaaaGGTATTGAATATTCGACTGAAAGTGTCTTTCCaagattgaattttgatcaattaattaaaaacaacaattttACTATCTTTCAACAAAAACAGGCAGCTGAAAACATGGTGGATATTTTATTGATAATTGATCCCTTGGAAGAAAGAACTCAAAAATTACTTTCTTTAGCATCGAAATTTGAGCATTTATCTTTCATAAACGTTCAGATTGTATTATTGCCCACAGAGGAGCTTAAAGTTCTTCCTATCGAAAGGATTTACATGGATTCTGCTATTTCGTATGATGATTTGTCCGAGGAATTAAAATTGACCTTTGACATGGAGTTAGATATTCCATCCTCCTTTTACACATTTAACAATGAGGAACTAGAAGGGATATCCATCGACGTTCATGTCTCTGAAATGGGTTCGCCACTTTCTCAAGCTACAGTTGATAGCATTGGTGGTATTTGCCTAGAGTTAGTGGATATTGACGGTGAAGTTATTGACCGAACTAATACTATGGTGACTTTTGGTTATGGTCAATTCCATGCCACTGATTTGGCTACAGGCTATTCGGTTAGGAGTTGTAGCGAGAGTTATAAGGTGACAGGTGTTACTACAGATGGGTACTCTGATTCTGTATTTAGTAGTACATTTTCAGTCTTAAACTTTAATCCTCATAAAGTATTCGTTAAGGtgaaaaagataaaaaaaGATGAAACTATTAATTCGAAAAAAGAGCAAAATGaactaaatattttcaGTGTTTTAGAGAATTGTcctgaagaagaggaaactTTCAAGGATATGGTCATTTCCATCTTAGGAATTTCTGGAagagaaaaggaaaaagtCACCTTTTGGGTTTTGGATAATCCACATGTAACTGATGACTTCAGAGATTTTGTAACTAGGTTCAACGGCCATAAAAAGTGGAATGCAGAGATTAAGTTTGTTAGTTACAACTGGCCGTTATGGTTAAGACCCCAGAGATTTTATAAACGAAGACTTGATATCTCCAAACTAATATTTTTAGATGTTCTTTTCCCACAAAACGTTTCTTCTCTCGTTTATATGACTCCTACGTCCTCCCCAATCGACCCCTTCAAAATCCAAGATCAATTGAATCCCCATAAAcctttttctcttttcaagATGAGTGGAACTGGGTACTGGAATGAAGGATATTGGGCGAAgttattagaagaaaacaatCTTGATTTCTACTCTGTAGAGCCATGTTTCCTCATCAATCTAAATGAAATAAGAAGTCATCAAGTCTGTGAGAGATTAAGAGTCCATTACCAACGAGTATCTTCCAATGTTGCATCACTACAGGTGATTGAtcaagatttattgaatgatattCAGCCCATTATTCCCTTGGGGACTTTGCCCAGAAatctattgaaaaaagCCGTGCATAAGGGTGAAGCCTACGAGGCCTTCAAGAAGGAACTAACTGAAAACACAGACACTAACGTACAAGATGAAGCTGATAAGGATATTGGACGGATACATGATGAATTATAG
- the ALA1 gene encoding alanine--tRNA ligase (ancestral locus Anc_7.58) produces MTIGDKQKWTAQNVRNTFLDYFKSKEHTFVPSSPVVPFDDPTLLFANAGMNQYKPIFLGTVDPSSDFYTLKRAYNSQKCVRAGGKHNDLEDVGKDSYHHTFFEMLGNWSFGDYFKKEAIHYAWELLTVVYGIPADRLYVTYFEGDAKQGLEPDSEAQDLWRKVGVPEDHILPGNAKDNFWEMGDQGPCGPCSEIHYDRIGGRNASSLVNMDDPDVLEVWNLVFIQFNRESDGSLKSLPAKHIDTGMGFERLVSVLQDVRSNYDTDVFQPLFKRIQEITNARDYTGKFGAEDKDNIDTAYRVLADHVRTLTFALADGGVPNNEGRGYVLRRILRRGARYARKYMNYPIGDFFSKLAPTLIEQVKDIFPEVAKDPAFLFEILDEEEASFAKTLDRGERLFEKYAATAAETQSKTLDGKQVWRLYDTYGFPVDLTELMAEEQGLKIDGPGFEKAKQESYEASKRGGKKDQSDLIKLNVHELSELNDNNVAKTDDSAKYGFENIESTILKLHDGTKFVDEITESGKKYGVLLDKTCFYAEQGGQEYDTGKLVIDDVAEFNVENVQLYNGFVFHTGSLEEGKLSVGDKIIASYDELRRFPIKNNHTGTHILNFALLETLGNEVDQKGSLVAPEKLRFDFSHKKALAMDELRKVEEICNQQIKENFPVYYKEVPLDLAKSIFNVRAVFGETYPDPVRVVCVGKPVEELLKNPTSEEWGNYSIEFCGGTHVVKTGDIKYFVILEESGIAKGIRRIVAVTGSDAFEAQRIANEFSTELDAAEKLPFSPLKEKKLKELGVSLGQLSISVISKHELKERFTAIEKVVKDEVKSRAKKEAKQTVDEVKNYFAENENSPYFVKFINIPVNAKAITEAINYVKSSAKGKSIYLLTGNDSNGKIAHGCYISDEALAKGVDGAAIAKQVSSIIGGKAGGKGNVFQGMGDKPAAAEQAVSEIETLLKEKLTI; encoded by the coding sequence ATGACTATCGGTGACAAACAAAAGTGGACTGCCCAAAATGTCCGTAACACTTTCTTAGACTACTTCAAGTCTAAAGAACATACCTTCGTTCCTTCCTCTCCAGTGGTCCCATTCGATGATCCAACTCTTTTATTTGCCAATGCTGGTATGAATCAATATAAACCTATCTTCCTTGGTACCGTGGACCCATCTTCTGATTTCTACACTTTAAAGCGTGCTTACAACTCTCAAAAGTGTGTCAGAGCCGGTGGTAAGcataatgatttggaagatgTCGGTAAGGATTCTTATCATCATACTTTCTTCGAAATGTTGGGAAATTGGTCTTTTGGTGATTATTTCAAGAAGGAAGCTATTCACTACGCTTGGGAATTATTGACTGTCGTCTATGGTATTCCAGCTGATAGATTATACGTTACCTATTTCGAAGGTGATGCCAAACAAGGCTTGGAACCTGATTCTGAAGCTCAAGATTTATGGAGAAAGGTGGGTGTTCCAGAGGATCATATCTTACCAGGTAACGCAAAAGATAACTTTTGGGAAATGGGTGATCAAGGTCCATGTGGTCCATGTTCCGAAATTCATTACGATAGAATTGGTGGCAGAAATGCATCCTCTTTGGTCAACATGGATGATCCTGATGTTTTAGAAGTCTGGAATTTAGtcttcattcaattcaacaGAGAGTCTGATGGTTCTCTAAAATCTTTACCAGCCAAGCATATCGATACTGGTATGGGTTTCGAAAGATTGGTTTCTGTGTTGCAGGATGTTAGATCTAATTATGATACTGATGTTTTCCAACCATTATTCAAACGTATCCAAGAAATTACTAATGCTAGAGATTATACTGGCAAATTTGGTGCTGAAGACAAGGATAACATTGATACTGCTTACAGAGTCTTGGCCGATCATGTCCGTACCTTAACTTTTGCATTAGCTGATGGTGGTGTTCCAAACAATGAAGGTAGAGGTTACGTTTTGAGACGTATCTTAAGAAGAGGTGCTCGTTACGCTCGTAAATATATGAATTATCCAATTGGTGACTTCTTCTCTAAGTTGGCCCCAACATTGATCGAACAAGTCAAAGATATTTTCCCAGAAGTTGCTAAGGATCCAGCCTTcttatttgaaatcttagacgaagaagaagcttCCTTTGCCAAGACCTTAGATCGTGGTGAAAGATTGTTCGAAAAATATGCTGCCACCGCCGCTGAAACTCAGTCTAAAACTTTAGACGGTAAACAAGTCTGGAGATTATACGATACATATGGGTTCCCAGTTGATTTGACTGAATTAATGGCCGAAGAACAAGGCTTAAAGATTGATGGACCAGGTTTTGAAAAAGCTAAGCAGGAATCCTATGAAGCTTCTAAGAGAGGTGGTAAGAAGGATCAATCTGAtttgatcaaattgaatGTTCATGAATTATCTGAATTAAATGACAACAATGTTGCTAAGACTGATGATAGTGCCAAGTATggttttgaaaatattgaaagtaCCATTTTAAAATTGCATGATGGTACTAAGtttgttgatgaaattacCGAATCTGGTAAGAAATATGGTGTTCTTCTAGATAAGACTTGTTTCTACGCTGAACAAGGTGGTCAAGAATATGATACTGGTAAGCTTgttattgatgatgttgcTGAATTCAACGTTGAAAATGTTCAATTATACAATGGTTTCGTTTTCCACACTGGGTCTCTAGAAGAAGGTAAACTTTCCGTTGGTGATAAGATTATTGCTTCCTACGATGAATTGCGTCGTTTCCCAATTAAGAACAATCATACTGGTACtcatattttgaattttgcaTTGTTAGAAACTCTTGGAAACGAAGTTGATCAAAAGGGTTCTCTTGTTGCTCcagaaaaattaagattTGATTTCTCACATAAGAAGGCTTTAGCTATGGATGAATTACGTaaagttgaagaaatctGCAACCAACAAATCAAGGAGAATTTCCCTGTTTACTACAAGGAAGTTCCATTAGACTTAGCTAAAtctattttcaatgttCGTGCTGTCTTTGGTGAAACTTATCCAGACCCAGTTCGTGTTGTATGTGTTGGTAAGCCAGTTGAAGAACTTCTAAAGAACCCAACAAGTGAAGAATGGGGTAACTACTCCATTGAGTTCTGTGGTGGTACACACGTTGTCAAGACCGGTGACATTAAATACTTTGTCATCCTAGAAGAAAGTGGTATTGCCAAGGGTATTAGAAGAATTGTGGCTGTCACGGGTTCTGATGCCTTTGAGGCTCAAAGAATTGCTAATGAATTCTCCACTGAATTGGATGCCGCTGAAAAGCTACCGTTTTCTCcattaaaggaaaagaaattgaaagagcTTGGTGTCAGTTTAGGACAATTGTCGATTTCTGTCATTAGCAAACATGAATTGAAGGAAAGATTCACAGCCATTGAAAAGGTTGTCAAGGATGAAGTTAAATCAAGAGCCAAGAAGGAAGCTAAACAAACTGTTGATGAAGTAAAGAACTATTTTGCTGAAAATGAGAACTCTCCATACTTCgttaaattcatcaatattcCAGTTAATGCCAAGGCTATAACTGAGGCTATTAACTACGTCAAATCTTCTGCTAAGGGCAAATCCATCTATCTGTTGACCGGTAATGATTCTAACGGAAAAATTGCCCACGGTTGTTACATCTCTGATGAAGCTTTAGCTAAGGGTGTTGATGGTGCTGCTATTGCCAAGCAAGTCTCCAGCATTATCGGTGGTAAAGCTGGTGGTAAAGGTAATGTTTTCCAAGGTATGGGTGACAAACCAGCCGCAGCTGAACAAGCTGTTTCTGAAATAGAGACCTTGTTAAAGGAAAAGCTAACCATATAA
- the TEA1 gene encoding Tea1p (ancestral locus Anc_7.56), with protein sequence MNYSNGPTKSKRELLEGEDGNELDILDDYPKRKRLACSNCRRRRKKCDLNFPCANCIRLGLNCNVNEEDMRKKRYTSSYVKSLEGHIAYLESNLKNLVDKMYPNDKKMLNNMMIGDVIAGFIDTAKNDELATNPSVSKKESTQESIANNASNTQNNNANNTLPKVPILNPTTVPSIPRSDKSPPHDGSQVEKRKRTFVKGSLYPDGPVIYKHKPLATVNSSAVSVSPLVSSNNSSSSNLESTFTNGKESHLKERISDLNTTVIKRAATIGDLNSLNNDSKILESLSNFYKFLYPGHFIFVHRESFLYGFFNHSENNYKDSHYCSEELIYAMCAVGSRLTPELQDMSEIYYEKSKSTLLELVFDENSVAKITTVQALLCLAFYELGKGNNQLAWYFSGLAIRVGYDMGFQLDPKVWYTDDTDVQLTASELKIRSRIYWGCYIADHFICLMLGRTSTLSVSNSTIPESDELPEVDGTEEFRFVGKHVLQISLPLKNLIILSRIVQIFTSKIFIETEETEAKVEYLNNFNLQVQSWRQSLPGFLNWSKEILKDEDVSTDPTISYFYYYYYIVVLTFNKPFMEDCPESQIIIFEILDDLKILFDNFKHKFGSFNKATLYQLYVCLLAINCIKKLRQQTNLTSANDSKWDEQLEYFNDIFYKGLSPAYQLPKRLQEDTDYEMEQEKQGLIQMSSNTNYTHDFSLSNEIDDLIKDLFGVPYAPT encoded by the coding sequence ATGAACTATTCCAATGGACCTACAAAATCTAAGAGAGAACTCCTTGAAGGGGAAGACGGTAATGAACTAGATATTTTAGATGATTATCCTAAGAGAAAGAGATTAGCCTGCTCGAATTGtaggagaagaagaaagaaatgtGACCTGAACTTCCCATGTGCCAACTGTATTAGACTTGGATTGAACTGTAATGTCAACGAAGAGGATATGAGGAAGAAGCGATATACTTCATCATATGTTAAATCATTAGAAGGTCATATTGCATACTTAGAAAgcaatttgaaaaacttaGTGGATAAAATGTATCCCAACGACAAAAAGATGTTGAACAACATGATGATTGGGGATGTGATAGCAGGCTTCATTGACACTGCCaagaatgatgaattaGCAACCAATCCTAGTGTTTCTAAGAAAGAATCAACTCAAGAATCAATAGCGAATAATGCTTCCAATACTCAAAACAATAATGCAAATAATACTCTTCCAAAGGTACCAATTCTAAATCCGACGACTGTGCCGTCCATTCCCCGTTCTGATAAAAGTCCACCACATGATGGATCTCAAGTGGagaagagaaaaagaaCATTTGTAAAGGGAAGTTTATATCCTGATGGGCCTGTTATTTATAAACATAAACCGCTAGCTACTGTAAATTCATCAGCAGTATCGGTGTCTCCATTAGTTTCTAGTAACAATTCTTCCTCGTCAAATTTAGAATCCACATTCACTAATGGGAAAGAATCTCACTTGAAGGAACGTATCTCGGATCTTAACACCACAGTTATTAAGAGGGCTGCTACCATTGGTGAtctcaattcattaaacaATGATTCTAAGATTTTAGAGTCATTATCGAatttttacaaatttttATACCCAGGTCATTTCATCTTTGTTCATCGAGAAAGTTTCTTATATGGGTTTTTCAATCATTCAGAAAACAATTATAAAGATTCTCATTATTGTTCAGAAGAGTTAATTTACGCAATGTGTGCCGTTGGAAGTCGATTGACTCCTGAGTTACAAGATATGTCAGAAATATATTACGAAAAGAGTAAATCAACTCTGTTAGAGCTAGTATTTGATGAGAATAGCGTGGCGAAGATCACTACCGTCCAGGCTTTACTTTGTTTAGCCTTTTATGAATTAGGAAAAGGTAATAATCAACTGGCATGGTATTTCTCCGGTTTGGCCATAAGGGTCGGGTACGATATGGGATTTCAACTTGATCCAAAAGTTTGGTATACTGACGATACCGATGTCCAATTAACAGCCAGTGAGTTGAAAATTAGATCTAGAATTTATTGGGGGTGTTATATTGCTGATCATTTTATATGTTTAATGTTGGGAAGAACCTCAACTTTGAGCGTTAGTAATTCTACCATCCCAGAATCTGACGAATTACCTGAAGTAGATGGTACGGAAGAATTCAGATTTGTGGGGAAGCATGTGTTACAAATTTCACTacctttgaaaaatttaatcatATTATCAAGAATTGTTCAAATTTTCACATCCAAGATTTTCATTGAAACAGAAGAAACGGAAGCCAAAGTTGAGTATCTAAACAATTTCAACTTACAAGTCCAAAGTTGGCGTCAATCGTTACCAGGGTTTTTAAATTGGTCCAAGGAGATTTtaaaagatgaagatgtttCTACAGATCCTACAATATCTTACTTttactattattactaCATTGTGGTGCTTACTTTCAACAAACCATTTATGGAAGATTGTCCGGAATCTCAAATTAtcatatttgaaatcttagatgatttgaaaattctctttgataatttcaaaCACAAATTTGGTAGCTTCAATAAAGCCACCTTGTATCAATTGTATGTTTGTTTATTAGCAATCAACTGtatcaagaaattgagaCAGCAAACCAACCTAACAAGTGCGAACGACTCCAAATGGGATGAGCAACTGGAATACTTCAACGATATCTTTTACAAGGGTCTCTCCCCAGCGTACCAGTTACCCAAGAGGTTGCAAGAGGACACTGACTACGAGatggaacaagaaaagCAAGGTCTCATCCAAATGAGCAGCAACACCAATTACACTCATGATTTCTCGCTGAGTAACGAGATTGACGATCTCATCAAGGATCTGTTCGGAGTTCCGTATGCGCCCACCTGA